A region from the Thauera humireducens genome encodes:
- the ubiE gene encoding bifunctional demethylmenaquinone methyltransferase/2-methoxy-6-polyprenyl-1,4-benzoquinol methylase UbiE — protein sequence MSDKTTHFGFQTVAEEAKEKKVAEVFSSVAQKYDVMNDLMSFGLHRIWKHFTIQISGVREGDRVLDVAGGTADLSLAFARKVGPKGQVWLTDINHAMLSRGRDRMVDHGFTMPTAQCNAEKLPFPDDWFDCVTVAFGLRNMTHKEVALAEMRRVLRPGGRLLVLEFSRVWKPLSPLYDLYSFKLLPWMGEKVANDAESYRYLAESIRMHPGQEELKAMMEQVGLARVDYFNLSAGVVALHRGYKI from the coding sequence ATGAGCGACAAGACCACGCACTTCGGCTTCCAGACGGTTGCCGAGGAGGCCAAGGAAAAGAAGGTGGCCGAGGTGTTTTCCTCGGTCGCGCAGAAGTACGACGTGATGAACGACCTGATGTCGTTCGGCCTGCACCGGATCTGGAAGCACTTCACGATCCAGATCTCCGGCGTACGCGAGGGTGACCGTGTGCTGGACGTCGCCGGTGGCACGGCCGACCTGTCGCTCGCCTTCGCGCGCAAGGTCGGCCCCAAGGGCCAGGTGTGGCTGACCGACATCAACCACGCGATGCTGTCGCGTGGCCGCGACCGCATGGTCGACCACGGCTTCACGATGCCGACCGCACAGTGCAACGCCGAGAAACTGCCCTTCCCTGACGACTGGTTCGACTGCGTCACCGTGGCCTTCGGCCTGCGTAACATGACGCACAAGGAGGTCGCGCTGGCCGAGATGCGCCGTGTGCTGCGCCCCGGCGGCCGACTGCTGGTGCTCGAGTTCTCGCGGGTGTGGAAACCGCTGTCGCCGCTCTACGACCTCTACTCGTTCAAGCTCCTGCCATGGATGGGCGAGAAGGTGGCAAACGATGCGGAAAGCTACCGTTACCTCGCCGAATCGATCCGCATGCACCCTGGGCAGGAAGAACTGAAGGCGATGATGGAACAAGTCGGCCTTGCGCGTGTCGATTACTTCAACCTCAGCGCGGGCGTCGTCGCCCTGCACCGTGGCTACAAGATCTGA
- a CDS encoding Tim44 domain-containing protein, which yields MKNFFLTLIVAVLSFGFGVPEAEAKRLGGGSSFGMQRQATPQQAPRQPAATQTPASAATPAAAPKRSWMGPVAGLAAGLGLAALFSHLGLGEEMASFMMILLLAVAAFFIFRLLFRRGGSTQQSQNLQYAGAGAAAGGATPLRPAPVAAPMSGTSAAASGLDKAIAEGFDVQGFARQAKLNFIRLQAANDAGNLEDLREFTTPEVFAEIRMQLSERGTVEQRTDVVELNADVVDVEEDNGRYVVSVRFNGLLREHEGAAPAPFDEIWHLTKQVSGSGGWLIAGIQQIS from the coding sequence ATGAAAAACTTCTTCCTCACCCTGATCGTTGCCGTGCTGTCGTTCGGCTTCGGCGTGCCCGAAGCGGAGGCCAAGCGCCTTGGCGGCGGCAGCAGCTTCGGCATGCAGCGCCAGGCGACGCCTCAGCAGGCGCCGCGCCAGCCTGCCGCCACCCAGACGCCCGCCTCGGCCGCAACCCCGGCCGCCGCACCGAAGCGCTCGTGGATGGGTCCGGTCGCCGGCCTCGCCGCTGGCCTGGGTCTTGCCGCCCTGTTCTCGCACCTTGGCCTCGGTGAAGAAATGGCATCGTTCATGATGATCCTGCTGCTGGCCGTCGCAGCCTTCTTCATCTTCCGCCTGCTGTTCCGCCGCGGCGGTAGCACCCAGCAAAGCCAGAACCTGCAGTACGCGGGCGCAGGCGCCGCTGCGGGTGGCGCCACGCCGCTGCGTCCGGCTCCGGTCGCTGCCCCGATGTCGGGCACCAGCGCTGCCGCCTCGGGCCTGGACAAGGCGATCGCGGAGGGGTTTGACGTGCAGGGTTTCGCACGCCAGGCCAAGCTCAACTTCATCCGCCTCCAGGCTGCCAACGATGCCGGCAACCTCGAAGACCTGCGTGAATTCACCACGCCGGAAGTCTTTGCCGAGATCCGCATGCAGCTCAGCGAGCGCGGCACCGTGGAGCAGCGTACCGATGTGGTCGAGCTGAACGCCGACGTGGTCGACGTCGAAGAGGACAATGGCCGCTACGTCGTCAGCGTCCGCTTCAACGGCCTGTTGCGCGAGCATGAGGGCGCTGCCCCGGCCCCCTTTGACGAGATCTGGCACCTGACCAAGCAGGTCAGTGGCAGCGGTGGCTGGCTGATCGCCGGCATCCAGCAGATCAGCTGA
- a CDS encoding ubiquinone biosynthesis accessory factor UbiJ, translating to MLSSAFLSATNHLLSQSGWARTRLQPHAGRTARLAIAPLAELDFSVSAEGYLAAWSGEDAPEVLLRLAAVDLPRLLVDGLETAMRHVRIEGNAEFADALGFVFRHLRWDAEEDLSRVFGDIAAHRLVEGGKHLVGEGRRSLERASGNLAEYLTEESPLLVPRNALAELSQDVIALRDALGRLDKRVSRLEGRR from the coding sequence ATGCTGTCCAGCGCTTTCCTTTCCGCTACCAATCACCTGTTGTCGCAATCGGGCTGGGCGCGCACCCGCCTGCAGCCGCACGCCGGACGTACCGCGCGCCTGGCGATTGCACCGCTCGCGGAACTCGACTTTTCGGTTTCCGCGGAAGGCTATCTTGCGGCCTGGTCGGGCGAGGACGCGCCCGAAGTGCTGTTGCGGCTCGCGGCAGTCGATCTGCCCAGGCTCCTGGTCGATGGCCTCGAGACGGCAATGCGCCATGTACGCATCGAAGGCAATGCGGAGTTCGCCGACGCTCTGGGTTTCGTGTTCCGCCACCTGCGCTGGGATGCGGAAGAGGACCTGTCGCGCGTGTTCGGCGACATTGCCGCCCATCGCCTGGTCGAAGGCGGCAAGCACCTGGTCGGCGAGGGTCGGCGGTCGCTCGAACGCGCGAGCGGCAACCTGGCCGAGTACCTCACCGAAGAGTCCCCGCTGCTCGTTCCGCGCAATGCGCTTGCCGAGCTGTCGCAGGACGTCATCGCACTGCGCGACGCGCTGGGCCGCCTCGACAAGCGGGTGTCCCGCCTCGAGGGGCGGCGCTGA
- a CDS encoding F0F1 ATP synthase subunit epsilon has translation MAMTVHVDIVSAEEQIFSGLAEFVALPGEAGELGILPGHMPLMTRIKPGAVRVKVPNQAEEELVFVAGGLLEVQPGLVTVLADTAIRGKDLDEAKALEAKKKAEEAMANQTARLDYAKAQAELMEAVAQLAAIERLRKRGH, from the coding sequence ATGGCTATGACGGTTCATGTCGACATCGTCAGCGCGGAAGAGCAGATCTTCTCCGGGCTGGCAGAATTTGTCGCGCTGCCTGGTGAGGCGGGTGAACTCGGCATTCTGCCCGGCCACATGCCGCTGATGACCCGGATCAAACCGGGTGCGGTGCGGGTCAAGGTTCCGAATCAGGCGGAAGAAGAGCTTGTTTTCGTTGCCGGTGGTTTGCTCGAGGTTCAGCCGGGTCTGGTGACGGTGCTTGCCGACACCGCGATCCGCGGCAAGGATCTGGACGAAGCGAAGGCGCTGGAAGCCAAGAAGAAAGCCGAAGAGGCGATGGCGAACCAGACCGCGCGTCTGGACTATGCCAAGGCCCAGGCCGAGCTCATGGAAGCAGTGGCACAACTCGCTGCGATCGAGCGCCTGCGCAAGCGCGGTCACTGA
- the atpD gene encoding F0F1 ATP synthase subunit beta: MSQGTIVQCIGAVVDIQFPRDSMPKVYDALKLEDAADSFAEAGLTFEVQQQLGDGVVRTIAMGSSDGLRRGMKVSNTGKQISVPVGMGTLGRIMDVLGRPIDDAGPIETDELRAIHQKAPKFDELSPSVELLETGIKVIDLICPFAKGGKVGLFGGAGVGKTVNMMELINNIAKQHSGLSVFAGVGERTREGNDFYHEMKDSNVLDKVAMVFGQMNEPPGNRLRVALTGLTMAERFRDEGRDILFFVDNIYRYTLAGTEVSALLGRMPSAVGYQPTLAEEMGRLQERITSTKVGSITSIQAVYVPADDLTDPSPATTFLHLDSTVVLSRDIAALGIYPAVDPLDSTSRQLDPLVVGEEHYNVARQVQMTLQKYKELRDIIAILGMDELSPEDKLAVARARKIQRFLSQPFHVAEVFTGSPGKYVSLKDTIAGFKMIVSGELDNLPEQAFYMVGNIDEAIEKAKKLQ, translated from the coding sequence ATGAGTCAAGGTACGATCGTTCAGTGCATCGGCGCCGTGGTGGACATCCAGTTCCCGCGCGACTCGATGCCCAAGGTGTATGACGCCCTGAAGCTCGAGGACGCTGCCGACTCCTTCGCCGAAGCTGGCCTGACCTTCGAGGTCCAGCAGCAGCTCGGCGACGGCGTGGTGCGTACCATTGCGATGGGTTCTTCCGACGGCCTGCGCCGTGGCATGAAGGTGAGCAACACCGGCAAGCAGATCTCGGTTCCTGTCGGCATGGGTACCCTGGGCCGCATCATGGACGTGCTGGGTCGCCCGATCGACGACGCAGGCCCGATCGAAACCGACGAACTGCGCGCCATTCACCAGAAGGCGCCGAAGTTCGACGAGCTGTCGCCGTCGGTGGAACTGCTCGAAACCGGCATCAAGGTTATCGACCTGATCTGCCCGTTCGCCAAGGGCGGCAAGGTGGGCCTGTTCGGTGGCGCCGGCGTGGGCAAGACCGTGAACATGATGGAACTGATCAACAACATCGCGAAGCAGCACTCCGGTCTGTCGGTGTTTGCTGGCGTGGGTGAGCGTACTCGTGAGGGTAACGACTTCTACCACGAGATGAAGGACTCCAACGTTCTCGACAAGGTCGCGATGGTGTTCGGTCAGATGAACGAGCCCCCGGGCAACCGTCTGCGCGTGGCGCTGACCGGCCTGACCATGGCCGAGCGCTTCCGTGACGAAGGCCGCGACATCTTGTTCTTCGTCGATAACATCTACCGCTACACCCTGGCCGGTACCGAAGTGTCCGCGCTGCTGGGTCGTATGCCTTCCGCGGTGGGTTACCAGCCGACGCTGGCCGAGGAAATGGGCCGTCTGCAGGAGCGCATCACCTCCACCAAGGTCGGCTCGATCACCTCGATCCAGGCCGTGTATGTGCCGGCGGATGACTTGACCGACCCGTCGCCCGCGACCACCTTCCTGCACCTTGACTCCACCGTCGTGCTGTCGCGTGACATCGCCGCGCTGGGTATCTACCCCGCCGTCGATCCGCTCGACTCCACGTCGCGCCAGCTCGATCCGCTGGTTGTGGGCGAAGAGCACTACAACGTGGCGCGTCAGGTTCAGATGACGCTGCAGAAGTACAAGGAACTGCGTGACATCATCGCGATTCTGGGTATGGACGAACTGTCGCCGGAAGACAAGCTCGCCGTGGCCCGTGCGCGTAAGATCCAGCGCTTCCTTTCGCAGCCCTTCCACGTTGCAGAGGTGTTCACCGGCTCGCCCGGCAAGTACGTCTCGCTGAAGGACACCATCGCCGGCTTCAAGATGATCGTCAGCGGCGAACTGGACAACCTGCCGGAACAGGCCTTCTACATGGTCGGCAACATCGACGAGGCCATCGAGAAGGCGAAGAAGCTGCAGTAA
- the atpG gene encoding F0F1 ATP synthase subunit gamma: MASGKEIRTKIKSVQNTRKITKAMEMVAASKMRKAQDRMRAARPFAEKIRRLAANLSQANVTDYKHPFLVHKDQVKRVGLILVTTDKGLCGGLNTNVQRIALNAMKDWESSGVTEIRACAIGNKGLGFMQRMGAKVVSNVTQLGDTPHLEKLIGPVKVMLDAFQNDELDAVYVAYTRFINTMKQEPVLEQLLPLTGDQLGTPESSWDYLYEPDPQVVIDELLVRYVEALVYQAVAENMASEQSARMVAMKAASDNAKNVIGELQLVYNKTRQAAITKELSEIVGGAAAV, translated from the coding sequence ATGGCTAGCGGTAAGGAAATCCGTACCAAGATCAAGAGCGTGCAAAACACGCGCAAGATCACGAAGGCCATGGAGATGGTGGCTGCATCCAAGATGCGCAAGGCGCAGGACCGGATGCGTGCCGCCCGCCCCTTTGCCGAGAAGATCCGCCGACTCGCCGCGAACCTGTCCCAGGCCAATGTGACCGACTACAAGCACCCGTTCCTGGTCCATAAGGACCAGGTCAAGCGGGTGGGGCTGATCCTGGTGACCACCGACAAGGGTTTGTGCGGTGGCCTCAACACCAACGTCCAGCGTATCGCGCTCAACGCGATGAAGGACTGGGAGTCCTCGGGCGTGACCGAGATCCGTGCCTGCGCCATCGGCAACAAGGGTCTGGGTTTCATGCAGCGCATGGGCGCCAAGGTGGTGTCGAACGTCACGCAGTTGGGTGACACGCCGCACCTGGAAAAGCTGATCGGTCCGGTCAAGGTCATGCTCGATGCGTTCCAGAACGACGAGCTCGACGCGGTTTACGTGGCTTACACCCGCTTCATCAACACGATGAAGCAGGAGCCGGTGCTCGAACAGTTGTTGCCCCTGACCGGTGACCAGCTCGGTACGCCCGAGAGCTCGTGGGATTACCTCTACGAGCCTGATCCGCAGGTCGTCATCGACGAGTTGCTGGTGCGCTACGTCGAGGCACTGGTGTACCAGGCGGTGGCCGAGAACATGGCATCCGAACAGAGCGCGCGCATGGTGGCAATGAAGGCCGCTTCCGACAATGCCAAGAACGTGATTGGCGAACTGCAGCTGGTCTACAACAAGACCCGCCAGGCCGCGATCACGAAGGAGCTGTCGGAAATCGTCGGCGGCGCCGCCGCGGTGTAA
- the atpA gene encoding F0F1 ATP synthase subunit alpha: MQLNPSEISDLIKSRIQNLQLAATSRNEGTVVSVTDGITRIHGLTDVMQGEMLEFPGNTFGMALNLERDSVGAVVLGEYEHITEGDTVKATGRILEVPVGPELVGRVVNALGQPIDGKGPINAKLTDKIEKVAPGVIARQSVSQPVQTGLKSVDSMVPIGRGQRELIIGDRQTGKTAVAVDAIINQKGQDMYCVYVAIGQKASTVANVVRKLEENGAMEYTIVVAATASESAAMQYLAAYAGCTMGEYFRDRGMDALIVYDDLTKQAWAYRQVSLLLRRPPGREAYPGDVFYLHSRLLERAARVNADYVEKFTNGEVKGKTGSLTALPIIETQAGDVSAFVPTNVISITDGQIFLETDLFNAGIRPAINAGISVSRVGGAAQTKVVKKLSGGIRTDLAQYRELAAFAQFASDLDDATRKQLERGRRVTELMKQAQYSPMSIADMAIVLYAVNNGYFDDVDVARVLPFEAALLQFVKTKQADLVSSILSKKELDADGEKTLAAAIAEFKKSWA, encoded by the coding sequence ATGCAACTCAACCCCTCTGAAATCAGTGATCTGATTAAGAGCCGGATCCAGAACCTGCAGCTCGCCGCCACGTCGCGTAACGAGGGCACGGTGGTTTCCGTCACCGACGGCATCACCCGCATTCACGGCCTGACCGATGTGATGCAGGGCGAAATGCTGGAATTCCCCGGCAATACCTTCGGCATGGCGCTCAACCTCGAGCGTGATTCCGTTGGTGCCGTGGTGCTTGGCGAGTACGAGCACATCACCGAAGGCGACACCGTCAAGGCTACCGGTCGCATTCTCGAAGTGCCCGTCGGCCCCGAGCTGGTTGGTCGCGTCGTCAACGCGCTGGGTCAGCCGATCGACGGCAAGGGCCCGATCAACGCCAAGCTGACCGACAAGATCGAAAAGGTCGCGCCGGGCGTCATCGCCCGTCAGTCCGTTTCGCAGCCGGTGCAGACCGGCCTGAAGTCGGTTGACTCGATGGTGCCGATCGGCCGCGGCCAGCGCGAGCTGATCATCGGCGACCGCCAGACCGGTAAGACCGCCGTGGCCGTCGACGCGATCATCAACCAGAAGGGCCAGGACATGTACTGCGTGTACGTGGCCATCGGCCAGAAGGCCTCGACCGTCGCCAACGTCGTGCGCAAGCTGGAAGAAAACGGCGCGATGGAATACACCATCGTCGTCGCCGCCACCGCATCGGAATCGGCCGCCATGCAGTACCTGGCCGCCTACGCCGGCTGCACCATGGGCGAGTACTTCCGCGACCGTGGCATGGATGCGCTGATCGTTTATGACGATCTGACCAAGCAGGCCTGGGCTTACCGCCAGGTTTCGCTGCTGCTGCGCCGTCCGCCGGGCCGTGAAGCTTACCCGGGTGACGTGTTCTACCTGCACTCCCGTCTGCTCGAGCGCGCCGCGCGCGTGAACGCCGACTACGTCGAGAAGTTCACCAATGGTGAAGTCAAGGGCAAGACCGGTTCGCTGACCGCCCTGCCGATCATCGAGACCCAGGCCGGCGACGTGTCCGCGTTCGTTCCGACCAACGTGATCTCGATTACCGACGGCCAGATCTTCCTGGAAACCGACCTCTTCAACGCCGGTATCCGTCCCGCGATCAACGCCGGTATCTCGGTGTCCCGCGTCGGTGGTGCTGCGCAGACCAAGGTCGTCAAGAAGCTGTCCGGCGGTATCCGTACCGACCTCGCACAGTATCGCGAACTCGCCGCATTCGCCCAGTTCGCTTCCGATCTGGACGATGCGACCCGCAAGCAGCTCGAGCGTGGTCGTCGCGTGACCGAACTGATGAAGCAGGCGCAGTACTCGCCGATGTCGATCGCCGATATGGCCATCGTGCTTTACGCGGTGAACAACGGCTACTTCGATGATGTCGACGTCGCCCGCGTGCTGCCGTTCGAAGCCGCGCTGCTGCAGTTCGTCAAGACCAAGCAGGCCGATCTGGTCTCCTCGATCCTGAGCAAGAAGGAACTGGACGCCGACGGCGAAAAGACCCTGGCTGCCGCGATCGCCGAGTTCAAGAAGAGCTGGGCTTAA
- a CDS encoding F0F1 ATP synthase subunit delta, protein MAENVTIARPYADAAFELARGAGALGPWSEALDRLAALAADSTMRACISDPKLTAGQLVQLVLDVAGTLSAEQQNFVRVLVDNERLQVLPEIRDLFVALKNEHEGVLEAEIASAFPLDDATLTSLKADLEARFKAKLNVQVHIDPALIGGVRIAVGDEVIDASVRGKLANMAAALKN, encoded by the coding sequence ATGGCCGAGAACGTCACCATCGCGCGCCCCTATGCGGATGCCGCCTTCGAGCTGGCTCGCGGGGCAGGTGCGCTGGGGCCTTGGTCGGAAGCACTGGATCGGCTCGCCGCACTGGCGGCCGATTCCACCATGCGGGCCTGCATTTCCGATCCCAAGCTCACCGCCGGCCAGCTCGTGCAGCTGGTGCTGGATGTGGCTGGGACCCTGTCCGCAGAACAGCAGAATTTCGTCCGTGTCCTCGTGGATAACGAACGCCTGCAGGTGCTTCCCGAGATCCGTGACCTGTTCGTTGCACTGAAGAACGAACACGAAGGTGTCCTCGAGGCGGAAATCGCCTCTGCCTTCCCCCTCGACGATGCAACGCTGACCTCGCTCAAGGCTGACCTCGAAGCGCGCTTCAAGGCCAAACTGAATGTCCAGGTCCACATCGACCCTGCCCTCATCGGCGGGGTTCGCATCGCCGTCGGCGACGAAGTCATCGACGCCTCGGTCCGCGGCAAGCTCGCGAACATGGCCGCTGCGCTAAAGAACTAG
- a CDS encoding F0F1 ATP synthase subunit B produces the protein MNLNATLIAQLVVFFILAWFTMKFVWPPIVKALDERAKKIADGLAAADKAKADLALAEKKVVEELRKARESAGDVRSSAEKQASQLIDEARAEASRIIAAAREAAEAEAGVAAQRAKEALRDQVANLAVAGAEKILRREINAQVHGELLANLKQELQ, from the coding sequence GTGAATTTGAACGCAACTCTGATAGCCCAGCTCGTTGTGTTCTTCATTCTGGCGTGGTTCACGATGAAATTCGTGTGGCCGCCCATCGTGAAGGCACTGGACGAGCGTGCGAAGAAAATCGCCGACGGGCTGGCAGCTGCGGACAAGGCCAAGGCTGATCTGGCACTCGCCGAGAAGAAGGTCGTCGAGGAACTGCGCAAGGCCCGCGAATCCGCGGGTGATGTGCGGTCCTCTGCTGAAAAGCAGGCGAGCCAGCTGATCGACGAAGCCCGCGCCGAAGCCAGCCGCATCATCGCGGCCGCCCGTGAAGCCGCCGAGGCCGAAGCCGGTGTAGCCGCACAGCGCGCCAAGGAAGCTCTGCGCGACCAGGTCGCCAATCTGGCTGTTGCTGGTGCCGAGAAGATTCTGCGCCGTGAAATCAACGCCCAGGTGCACGGCGAACTGCTTGCCAACCTGAAACAGGAACTGCAATAA
- the atpE gene encoding F0F1 ATP synthase subunit C: MENVLGFVALAAGLIIGLGAIGACIGIGIMGSKYLEASARQPELMNALQTKMFLLAGLIDAAFLIGVGIAMMFAFANPFQL, encoded by the coding sequence ATGGAAAACGTTCTGGGTTTTGTTGCTCTGGCTGCTGGTCTGATCATCGGTCTGGGCGCCATCGGTGCTTGTATCGGTATCGGCATCATGGGTTCCAAGTACCTCGAAGCGTCCGCTCGTCAGCCTGAGCTGATGAACGCCCTGCAGACCAAGATGTTCCTGCTGGCCGGCCTGATCGACGCCGCGTTCCTGATCGGTGTCGGTATCGCCATGATGTTCGCCTTCGCCAACCCGTTCCAGCTCTGA
- the atpB gene encoding F0F1 ATP synthase subunit A: protein MAGNAPTASEYVIHHLGHFNNTGHPQENIVDWSVINIDSMFFSILLGLLTVFILALAARKATSGVPGRFQGIVELLVEMVADQAKGIVHSAESRRFVAPLALTVFVWIFLMNAMDLLPVDLIPMIWTGIYSAAGGDPAHAYMRVVATADLSAALGLSIGVLLLCLYYNVKIKGVSGWVHELFTAPFGSHPLLYPVNFAMQIIEFLAKTVSHGMRLFGNMYAGELVFILIALLGGTATVFGFVGHVVAGTIWAIFHILIITLQAFIFMMLTLVYVGQAHESH, encoded by the coding sequence ATGGCTGGAAACGCTCCCACCGCATCCGAGTACGTAATTCACCACCTCGGACACTTCAACAACACTGGGCACCCCCAGGAAAACATCGTCGATTGGAGCGTCATCAATATCGACTCGATGTTCTTCTCGATCCTGCTGGGTCTGCTCACCGTATTCATTCTCGCGCTTGCCGCCCGCAAGGCCACCTCGGGCGTTCCCGGGCGCTTCCAGGGCATCGTCGAGCTGCTCGTCGAAATGGTGGCCGACCAGGCCAAGGGCATCGTGCATAGCGCCGAGTCGCGCCGTTTCGTCGCGCCGCTCGCGCTCACGGTCTTCGTCTGGATCTTCCTGATGAACGCGATGGACTTGCTGCCGGTCGATCTGATTCCGATGATCTGGACCGGCATCTATTCCGCCGCCGGTGGTGACCCCGCCCATGCCTACATGCGCGTCGTGGCGACTGCCGACCTTTCCGCCGCGCTGGGCCTGTCGATCGGTGTGCTGCTGCTGTGCCTTTACTACAACGTCAAGATCAAGGGCGTTTCGGGTTGGGTGCACGAGCTCTTCACCGCGCCGTTCGGCAGCCATCCGCTGCTGTACCCGGTGAACTTCGCGATGCAGATCATCGAGTTCCTCGCCAAGACCGTGTCGCACGGCATGCGACTGTTCGGCAACATGTATGCTGGCGAGCTCGTGTTCATCCTGATCGCGCTGCTGGGCGGTACCGCCACCGTGTTCGGCTTCGTCGGTCATGTGGTCGCCGGCACCATCTGGGCGATCTTCCACATCCTGATCATCACGCTGCAGGCCTTCATCTTCATGATGCTGACCCTGGTGTACGTCGGTCAGGCGCACGAAAGCCACTAA
- a CDS encoding ATP synthase subunit I — MLKAVLLQLGATILAVVISAALFGMRGAVSAAGGGLACVLPSWMFAMRLAAITRKAGTASVAAFVAGELFKVASIVGLLVLVWALYPALHWGAMLIGLILALKANLFAFLVKT, encoded by the coding sequence ATGCTAAAAGCCGTTCTACTGCAGTTGGGCGCAACGATCCTGGCGGTGGTGATTTCCGCCGCTCTCTTCGGGATGCGGGGCGCGGTCTCTGCCGCAGGGGGCGGCTTGGCGTGCGTGTTGCCAAGCTGGATGTTCGCCATGCGCCTTGCCGCGATCACGCGCAAGGCCGGTACGGCGAGCGTGGCCGCTTTCGTCGCAGGCGAACTCTTCAAGGTCGCCTCGATCGTGGGATTGTTGGTGCTGGTTTGGGCCCTTTATCCGGCGCTCCACTGGGGTGCGATGCTGATCGGCCTGATTCTGGCACTTAAAGCGAATTTGTTTGCATTTTTGGTGAAGACCTGA
- a CDS encoding MFS transporter — translation MIKTRKATRREILGWSMFDFANQAYTLLIVTVVFGDVYTRLVVGDAPDYRVGNLLWSAALCLSYALVVVAAPLLGAAMDGGRAKKRMLFASYVLTVASTALLYFVGPGHVWLGFILIVISNAAYSAGESFIASFLPFLGDSDELGRISGLGWALGYAGGLVSAGFVLLVLGEVAADNFERIRWVGPFAAAFFLLAAIPTFIWVREPAIGDRRRFNAELVRIAYKRVATTLRSLPEFPDLRRLFISILFAMAGVYVIVAFSFIYGAQVIGWSEDTRALMFVVVQITALIGALAFGALQSRLGGRLTYALTLTLWIAAILAIYFVGELTTLLNHSLTLSLREEQVFLFAGLLSGLSLGSSQSVGRALVGMFSPEARAAELFGYWGLMSKLAAIFGILGVGLLQWAFGLQGAVLFCIVLFAAALVPLAGIDEARGVDAARRASDPS, via the coding sequence ATGATCAAGACACGCAAGGCCACGCGCCGGGAGATCCTCGGCTGGAGCATGTTCGACTTCGCGAACCAGGCCTACACCCTGCTGATCGTGACCGTCGTATTCGGCGACGTCTACACGCGACTCGTCGTCGGCGATGCGCCGGATTACCGCGTGGGCAATCTCCTCTGGAGCGCGGCGCTGTGCCTCAGCTACGCCCTGGTGGTCGTTGCCGCGCCGCTGCTGGGTGCCGCGATGGATGGCGGACGGGCGAAGAAGCGCATGCTCTTCGCCAGCTACGTCCTCACCGTGGCAAGTACGGCGCTGCTCTATTTCGTCGGCCCGGGCCACGTCTGGCTCGGCTTCATCCTGATCGTGATTTCGAATGCGGCCTACTCCGCGGGCGAGTCCTTCATTGCCAGCTTCCTGCCGTTTCTCGGCGACAGCGACGAGCTGGGACGGATCTCGGGACTGGGCTGGGCCCTGGGCTATGCCGGCGGACTGGTCTCCGCCGGCTTCGTGCTGCTAGTCCTCGGCGAGGTCGCCGCGGACAACTTCGAGCGCATCCGCTGGGTCGGCCCCTTCGCCGCGGCCTTCTTCCTGCTCGCAGCGATCCCGACCTTCATCTGGGTGCGCGAGCCCGCCATCGGGGACCGCCGTCGCTTCAACGCCGAACTGGTTCGCATCGCCTACAAGCGCGTTGCGACCACGCTTCGCAGCCTTCCGGAATTCCCGGACCTGCGCCGCCTGTTCATCTCGATTCTGTTTGCGATGGCGGGGGTCTACGTCATCGTCGCCTTCTCGTTCATTTACGGCGCGCAGGTCATCGGCTGGAGCGAGGATACGCGGGCGCTGATGTTCGTCGTGGTGCAGATCACCGCCCTGATCGGCGCCCTGGCGTTCGGTGCGCTGCAGTCCCGCCTCGGCGGGCGGCTCACCTACGCGCTGACGCTGACGCTGTGGATCGCCGCCATCCTGGCGATCTATTTCGTCGGCGAACTGACCACGCTGCTCAACCATTCGCTGACCCTCTCGCTGCGCGAGGAACAGGTATTCCTCTTCGCTGGGCTGCTGTCCGGCCTCAGCCTGGGGTCAAGCCAGTCGGTCGGGCGGGCGCTGGTAGGCATGTTCTCGCCCGAGGCCCGCGCAGCCGAACTGTTCGGCTACTGGGGCCTGATGAGCAAGCTGGCCGCCATCTTCGGCATCCTCGGCGTCGGCCTGCTGCAGTGGGCATTCGGGCTGCAGGGCGCAGTGCTGTTCTGCATCGTCCTGTTCGCCGCCGCACTCGTGCCGCTCGCAGGCATCGACGAGGCCCGCGGCGTCGATGCGGCGCGGCGCGCATCAGATCCAAGCTGA